One segment of Thermococcus profundus DNA contains the following:
- a CDS encoding outer membrane protein assembly factor BamB family protein yields the protein MWMMKMFPAVLVLMLTLMLPLALAEPVQIWSYTDQCAAFSVSFNSDGYVGIAFGYDAELLSPDGKLIFKAPTRGIAYSSALSDSNVLLIGTEGSWVQAFSEPKKLLWEKKLREAVVSVSISPDGGTAVAGDASGYVYLFRNGELRWEKNIGKYVWSAVLYDGGVLAGSDTGIYAFKLDGTLLWKKSFDGAVRKVALLKKGIAVLVVPQDESWSELVLLSGNGSLVWKRHFNGYIRSISTDGMYIAAAGTTGNVTLLDSAGKLVYSTPLLSYANDVATFNGYTVVAYGKNAELIAPNGTVEWFESFNGTAYHVGFSPTGYFVVDYGSHEIDNCYSVIAAYSTAPTNGRVEDSKGESLTEPGYNPLVAGGILFGIALLGVLIWSQRKR from the coding sequence GTGTGGATGATGAAGATGTTTCCTGCAGTCCTCGTGTTAATGCTGACCCTCATGCTCCCGCTGGCACTCGCCGAACCCGTTCAAATATGGAGCTACACCGACCAGTGTGCGGCGTTCTCGGTTTCTTTCAACTCGGATGGCTACGTTGGCATCGCCTTTGGCTACGATGCCGAGCTCCTTTCCCCGGATGGGAAGCTTATTTTTAAGGCCCCCACCAGGGGCATAGCATATTCCTCCGCCCTCTCCGACAGCAACGTTCTTCTAATAGGCACGGAGGGAAGCTGGGTTCAGGCGTTTTCCGAGCCTAAGAAACTCCTGTGGGAGAAAAAGCTCAGGGAAGCTGTAGTGAGCGTCTCAATCTCCCCTGATGGGGGTACAGCGGTGGCTGGAGACGCCTCTGGCTACGTCTATCTCTTCCGGAACGGTGAGCTGAGGTGGGAAAAGAACATTGGCAAATACGTCTGGAGCGCCGTTCTCTATGATGGGGGGGTTCTCGCGGGTAGCGACACAGGTATCTACGCCTTCAAGCTCGACGGCACCCTCCTTTGGAAGAAAAGCTTTGACGGAGCCGTTAGAAAGGTTGCACTCCTCAAAAAGGGTATAGCAGTTCTTGTGGTCCCGCAGGATGAGTCCTGGAGCGAGCTGGTTCTTCTGTCCGGCAACGGTTCGCTCGTCTGGAAGAGGCACTTCAACGGTTACATCCGCTCGATTTCTACCGATGGAATGTACATAGCGGCCGCCGGAACTACTGGAAACGTCACGCTCTTGGACTCAGCTGGAAAGCTGGTTTACTCAACGCCCCTCCTGAGCTACGCCAACGACGTTGCGACGTTTAACGGCTACACTGTTGTTGCCTACGGGAAGAACGCCGAGCTTATAGCTCCAAACGGCACTGTAGAGTGGTTCGAAAGCTTCAACGGGACCGCTTACCACGTCGGATTTTCCCCGACTGGCTACTTCGTCGTTGATTACGGTTCCCACGAAATAGACAACTGCTACAGTGTCATAGCTGCCTACTCAACTGCTCCCACCAATGGTCGGGTCGAGGATTCCAAGGGGGAAAGCTTAACAGAGCCCGGCTACAATCCTCTTGTCGCCGGTGGAATCCTCTT